The Solibacillus sp. FSL R7-0682 genome includes a window with the following:
- the abc-f gene encoding ribosomal protection-like ABC-F family protein, with protein sequence MQLKLENISKSIGGNEIFTNINLEIKANDRIAIVGRNGSGKTTLFKLLTGVELPDTGKVVKAKGVKIGYLHQIPHYPVQTVYEVLNEAFGSLHLMHNRLKEFEEKMTVSVSDKLLQQYGELQEQFMEQGGYEIDQKIASVAMGLGIHPLLEKTFHQLSGGEKTKVMLAQIILKQPTILLLDEPTNHLDLAAIEWLENYISYYSGTVVVISHDRQFLNHIALKVYEIENEAIWESIGNYDTYIHNKQLKIEQQFAAYKEQQKKIQKIKESIKRLRQWANEASPPNPDLYRKAKVMEKMLERMELIKRPKSEKAMNLKLQANERSGKEVFELSEVYHGFGNDILFMDVNLTVHWKDRLAIVGNNGTGKSTLLKLMLHQLKPTSGKVRIGSNVKVGYLSQQFDTFNKEMRVIDAFREHISIVEAEARHVLAQFLFYGHDVYKRINDLSGGEKMRLRLAQLMHEQCNVLVLDEPTNHLDIESREVLEDTLKDFNGTIVAISHDRYFLQKIFSKVAWIENQCITVHNGPYNWAYEKQKEY encoded by the coding sequence CCTGATACAGGGAAAGTTGTGAAAGCAAAAGGGGTAAAGATTGGCTATTTACATCAAATACCTCATTATCCAGTTCAAACTGTTTATGAGGTCCTTAATGAAGCTTTTGGAAGCTTACATTTAATGCATAATCGGTTAAAAGAGTTTGAAGAGAAAATGACGGTAAGTGTATCTGACAAGCTTTTACAGCAATACGGGGAACTTCAGGAACAATTTATGGAACAAGGTGGCTATGAAATTGATCAGAAAATTGCTAGTGTTGCAATGGGCTTAGGTATTCATCCGCTTTTAGAAAAAACCTTCCATCAACTAAGTGGTGGTGAAAAAACGAAAGTCATGCTAGCACAAATCATTTTGAAGCAACCAACGATTTTATTATTAGATGAGCCAACGAATCATCTAGATTTAGCTGCAATTGAATGGTTAGAAAATTATATTAGCTATTATTCAGGCACGGTTGTTGTCATTTCCCATGATCGCCAATTTTTAAATCATATCGCTTTGAAAGTATACGAAATTGAGAATGAAGCCATTTGGGAAAGTATCGGAAATTACGATACGTATATCCACAATAAACAATTAAAAATTGAACAACAATTTGCGGCTTATAAAGAGCAACAAAAGAAAATCCAAAAAATTAAAGAGTCTATTAAAAGACTTCGTCAATGGGCAAATGAAGCTTCTCCACCGAATCCAGATTTGTATCGTAAAGCAAAAGTGATGGAAAAGATGTTAGAGCGCATGGAGCTTATAAAACGTCCAAAAAGTGAGAAAGCGATGAATTTAAAGCTTCAAGCTAATGAGCGAAGTGGGAAAGAAGTATTTGAATTATCTGAAGTGTATCATGGCTTTGGTAACGATATTTTGTTCATGGATGTGAACTTAACTGTTCATTGGAAAGATCGTCTAGCGATAGTAGGGAATAACGGAACAGGAAAGTCAACCTTACTAAAACTTATGTTGCACCAGCTTAAACCTACATCTGGAAAAGTGCGTATTGGAAGTAATGTGAAGGTTGGCTATTTATCACAGCAATTTGATACATTTAATAAAGAGATGCGTGTAATAGATGCTTTTCGTGAACACATATCCATTGTTGAAGCAGAAGCACGTCATGTACTCGCTCAATTTTTATTTTATGGTCATGATGTATATAAACGTATAAACGATTTAAGTGGTGGGGAAAAAATGCGTTTACGATTAGCGCAGCTCATGCATGAACAATGTAATGTACTTGTATTAGATGAGCCGACCAATCATTTAGATATTGAGTCAAGGGAAGTATTGGAAGATACATTAAAAGACTTTAATGGCACAATTGTAGCAATTAGTCACGATCGATACTTTTTACAAAAGATTTTCTCCAAAGTGGCTTGGATTGAAAATCAGTGTATTACTGTCCATAACGGTCCATATAACTGGGCATATGAAAAACAAAAGGAGTATTAA